In Streptomyces sp. ML-6, the genomic stretch CCTCGAACAGCCGGTTCCAGTAGTCCCCGTTGATGTCCCCGTGCAGGTTGTACTCGGGCACCACACCGGCGAACCGCTCGGGGATGCGGTCCCACAGCTCGGGCCGCTCCGAGTGACGTACCAGGACCAGGCTCACGGCGCCTCCCCGCGGGACGGGACCTCGATGTCCCAGACGATGACGATCGGGAGGCCGTCCCAGGCGGCGCGGGCTGCGTCCGCGATGAACTCCTCGTAACCACCGGGCGCCAGACGCCCGTTGAACAACGGCTCGTGGCAGCCGCGCACCCGCAGCCCCGCCCGGCCGAACGCCTCCAGATAACGGCCCGGCAGATGGACGTGGTTGCGGACGAAGGCGAGTTCCTCGGCACCGTGCACGAAGAGACACTGGCCCTGGAGCGCGATCACGAACGGGTGCAGGTCCGTGACGACGATCCGCCCGCCCGGCCGCACCACCCGGGCCAGCTCCGCCACGCCGGGGACGAGATCCGGAAGGTGCGTCATGGCCAGCGAACAGACGGCGAGGTCGACGGAGTCGTCGTCGAGCGGCAGCCGGTCCAGGTGTCCCGTGCGGAACTCGGCCTCCGGGGTGTGCTCGCGGGCCTTCGCCATCATCTGCGGCGACTGGTCGACGCCGATGACCCGGTGCCCGCGAGCGGCCAGCGCCCGGGTCTGTCGGCCCGTGCCGCAGGCGGCGTCGAGCGCCACCCCCGGTTCGAGGCCGTCGAGGATCGCGTGGACGACCGGCTCCTCCACCTCGATGTACGAACTGGGCAGCGAGTCGTACACCGCCGACCAGGACGCGTAACCCGCCGCCGGGTCGAGCTCGCTGACCACGGCCCCGCCGTCCGGAAGCTTCTCCTCGTCGAGGACGAAGCGGCGCATCTCGGCCACCCGCTCCCGGAGGAACGCCTCGTCACCGTCCACGGCATGGCGCAGCAGCGCGAGCCCCTCTATCCCCAGCACCAGTTCCCGTACACGGAATTCACCGCGGAATTCATCGCTCATGCGAGCCCCTCACCGATCGACGGACGGCCGTGCCTTTTTCCGGACTCCGCCCTACCCAACAGTCGTGACGGAAAGTCCCGGCCCACCTGCCGTGTCCGAAAACAGGGGATCGAATGGCCGGTTGGTGGTGCCGTTGTCGTCGGTGCGGCGGCTGCCTAGCATGAGCGGCATGATTGAGGGATATCTCGGACGTGAAAGTGTCACCGTCGGCGGGGAAGTGACGCTCCATCTCTCCACCGACGCCCCCCGGTTCCGACTCCGTTTCTACAGGCTCGGCGAAGAACTCATACCCGTCGGGGAATCCGGGGAGTATCCGGGCGCCCTGCACACCCCGCCCGGCCATCCCGACGAATTACCCGGACGCGCGTCGCCCGCCGACGACTGGAACTGGCCGCCGCTCACCCTGCCCGTGCCGGGGGACTGGGAGCCGGGAATCCATCTGGTCGAATTCGTCGAATGCGGCCCGGACCGCCCCGCCGACCCCCCGCTCCTCGACGCGGAGCACCTCGAGGGGCACGCCCGGGAATTCTTCGTCGTGCGCCCCCGCGTCCCCGGCAGCCGCTCCCGCATCCTCTACAAGAAGTCCACCTTCACCCGGCACGCCTACAACCGCTCCGACCGGCCCGGACTGGAACGCGCCGTCAGCCTCTACGACCACCCCGTCCACCGGGCCGGGAACGGCGACGAACCACGAGGTCACAAGGTCAGCTTCCACCGCCCCGGGGGTGTGATCGACCTCGCCTACTGGGACGCGCCCTTCATCGCCTGGCTGGAACGCCACGGCTACCCCGTCGAGTACTGCACCGACCTCGACCTGCACGAGGACCCCGGCCTGCTCGCCCCCTACGACCTGCTCCTCAGCGTCGGCCACGACGAGTACTGGAGCGCCGCGATGCGCACCCACGCGGAGCGGTTCGTGGCCGACGGCGGGAACATCGCCTTCCTCAGCGCCAACACCTGCTGGTGGCGGGTGCACCCGACGGACGGGAACACCGCTTTCGTCTCCGACACCGATCACCACGTCGGGGACGAATATCCCCACCTGCCGGCCACCGACCAGTGGTGGGTGCCCGCGCCCGACGGAGTCGGAAATCCCGAGAACACGCTCACCGGAGTGAGTTTCCGGAACGGCGGAATGTGGCCCGCCACCGAATGGCCCGGCGACCGCCCCCGCGTCGGATACACCGTGCAGCACGCCGACCACTGGATCTACGAGGGCACCGGATTGCGCGACGGATCCGACGGCGGAACGCCGGACCGGCTGGGAGCGGATACCCCCCTCATCGGATACGAATGCGACGGTGCCGCGTTCTCCTACGACGCGGACGGAATCGCCCGCGCCACCGGGGAGGACGGAACCCCGAAATCCTTCCTCATTCTCGGAATTCACGTCCTCGAACCGGTGCACGAGGATTTCCATCACTTCAAATGGGGCCACTGGAACGGTCCCGTGCGCGAATCGACCATCAGCAGCCCCCGGGCCGCCACCATGGGTCTCCACGACGCCGGTGGCGGCACCGTCTTCACCGCCGGTACCACCGACTGGCCCGTGGTCTGCGGACACGAACAGGACCCGGCCGTCGTCCGCGTCACCCGCAACCTCCTCGACCGGCTCCGCCACCGCAGTCCACGGACCGGACCAGCTCGTCCAGACCGGTGATCCGCACCACTCCCTCCGGCAGGGGCGGTGCGACCCCGTCCACCGCCCGGTCGGGCCGCCACAGGTGCGCCGCCCGCATCCCCGCCGCCAGCGGACCGAGCACGTCGGGGACCCACATGTCCCCGACGAACAGCACCCGGTCCGCCGGCAGCGCGCAGCGCTCGGCCAGCGTGCGGTAGATCAGCGGATGCGGCTTGCGGGCCCCCGCCCGCGCGGAGCCCACCACCACGTCCACGGCCCCGCCGATCCCCACCGATTCGACGCACTCCTCCAGGTTCCAGAACCAGTTGGAGCACACCCCGATCAGCAGGCCCCGCTCCCGCAGCTGTGCGAGCACGCCGGGCACATCCGGATAGAGCTCCAGCCGGATCGCCTTCATCGCCCGGTCGAGCTCGGCGACCAGACCCTCGAGCTCGGCCTCCGGCACACCGCAGGCCCGCGCCCGGCGCCGCAGCCGGTCGCGTTCCCACGTCACGTACGCCGTCTCGTCGACCGAGTGCGCCGCGTGCTCCTCGCCCTCGCCGGGGCCCACCGACCACTGGTCGCCCCAGAGGTCGCCCTGCGCCGCCAGGCCCCGGCGGGCGAAGATGCCGCGATGGTCCGGCGGCAACGGCTCCACCATCCGCACGAGCGTCCCGTAGAAGTCGAGGACGACCGCACGGGTTTTGTCCGTCACCACCACGGAATCCGCCTAGAACCGGCCGTAGCGGTGCGGGAAGTAGTCCTCCAGAGTGCCGTCCCGCTCGATGTCGACGGTCGCGCAGTGCAGTCCGCCGCCGAACGGTCCCACTGCCCGGAACGGCACCGGCACGATCTCGAACCCGTACGAGGACAACTGCTCGGCGAGCCGCACCTCCTTCTCCTCCACGCACAGGGTGTTCTGGTCGAGGTTCAGCATGTTCCCCGCGAGCCACGGGCTGCAGAAGGACAACTTCGGCGGGTGGTCCCAGCTGGCCGGCTGCACGGCCTCCACGATCTCCCAGTCGTTGAGCTTGAAGAACTCCATCAGCTCGGCGTCCGCGAGCCGCTCCCCGCAGTGCAGCACCAGACCGGGCCGCAGCGGCACCCAGGTCGCGTCGATGTGCAGCGGATGCGTGTTGGTCGAGGTCACCGCGTGCACCCGGTGGTCGGGGAAGTGGCGGCGCAGCCACTCGTAGCCGCTCCTGTTGGTGACGAACGACAACTGCACGAAGAGGTCCTTGCCGAACCGCGCCACGTCCGCGGCGTCGAAGAGCGGCTCCGCCTCGGTGAGCACCAGGTCGTAGTCACGGACCCGGGCCAACTGCTCCTCGGTCGGCAGGTCGTTGTACGTGTCCCAGAAACCGGTCTTGTACGAGGCGTCCGTGAGCCGCGGCTTGGGCGCGGCCTCCCAGCGCATCCGGTCGTCGGAGTCGAACAGGTTCTGCAGCACCGGCCGGTAGCACAGGTACTCGAACCAGCGGCTGCGGTACGACATGGTCGCTTCGAGGACCTCGTTGCCGACCGTCAGCAG encodes the following:
- a CDS encoding class I SAM-dependent methyltransferase translates to MSDEFRGEFRVRELVLGIEGLALLRHAVDGDEAFLRERVAEMRRFVLDEEKLPDGGAVVSELDPAAGYASWSAVYDSLPSSYIEVEEPVVHAILDGLEPGVALDAACGTGRQTRALAARGHRVIGVDQSPQMMAKAREHTPEAEFRTGHLDRLPLDDDSVDLAVCSLAMTHLPDLVPGVAELARVVRPGGRIVVTDLHPFVIALQGQCLFVHGAEELAFVRNHVHLPGRYLEAFGRAGLRVRGCHEPLFNGRLAPGGYEEFIADAARAAWDGLPIVIVWDIEVPSRGEAP
- a CDS encoding N,N-dimethylformamidase beta subunit family domain-containing protein; protein product: MIEGYLGRESVTVGGEVTLHLSTDAPRFRLRFYRLGEELIPVGESGEYPGALHTPPGHPDELPGRASPADDWNWPPLTLPVPGDWEPGIHLVEFVECGPDRPADPPLLDAEHLEGHAREFFVVRPRVPGSRSRILYKKSTFTRHAYNRSDRPGLERAVSLYDHPVHRAGNGDEPRGHKVSFHRPGGVIDLAYWDAPFIAWLERHGYPVEYCTDLDLHEDPGLLAPYDLLLSVGHDEYWSAAMRTHAERFVADGGNIAFLSANTCWWRVHPTDGNTAFVSDTDHHVGDEYPHLPATDQWWVPAPDGVGNPENTLTGVSFRNGGMWPATEWPGDRPRVGYTVQHADHWIYEGTGLRDGSDGGTPDRLGADTPLIGYECDGAAFSYDADGIARATGEDGTPKSFLILGIHVLEPVHEDFHHFKWGHWNGPVRESTISSPRAATMGLHDAGGGTVFTAGTTDWPVVCGHEQDPAVVRVTRNLLDRLRHRSPRTGPARPDR
- a CDS encoding HAD family hydrolase; this encodes MTDKTRAVVLDFYGTLVRMVEPLPPDHRGIFARRGLAAQGDLWGDQWSVGPGEGEEHAAHSVDETAYVTWERDRLRRRARACGVPEAELEGLVAELDRAMKAIRLELYPDVPGVLAQLRERGLLIGVCSNWFWNLEECVESVGIGGAVDVVVGSARAGARKPHPLIYRTLAERCALPADRVLFVGDMWVPDVLGPLAAGMRAAHLWRPDRAVDGVAPPLPEGVVRITGLDELVRSVDCGGGAGRGGCG
- a CDS encoding serine/threonine protein kinase, producing the protein MTEQSIPASDASSPAGSERPVRVNAWNGWDPLRHVIVGRAEGTVVQAPEHAVRRDYPDDGFPLGTYGPMPADMVAEAEQQLDDFADMLRRRGIRVDRPTPIDFTREVSTPEWTHDSMFGCMPPRDLLLTVGNEVLEATMSYRSRWFEYLCYRPVLQNLFDSDDRMRWEAAPKPRLTDASYKTGFWDTYNDLPTEEQLARVRDYDLVLTEAEPLFDAADVARFGKDLFVQLSFVTNRSGYEWLRRHFPDHRVHAVTSTNTHPLHIDATWVPLRPGLVLHCGERLADAELMEFFKLNDWEIVEAVQPASWDHPPKLSFCSPWLAGNMLNLDQNTLCVEEKEVRLAEQLSSYGFEIVPVPFRAVGPFGGGLHCATVDIERDGTLEDYFPHRYGRF